A genomic region of Magnetococcales bacterium contains the following coding sequences:
- a CDS encoding type I secretion system permease/ATPase codes for MSGEAEQKAGSTPPQESVESRIDSGLACLVMLARFHGVAADAEQLAHHLAMKGRFFATPDILLAAKHIGLKAKAVKVAVERLGRTPLPAVAVSSSSVEGSGYFILAKVEGERVLIHSPLIGRVESLSLAEFQSRWAGELILFTSRASMAGELAKFDFTWFIPAIVKYRRLLAEVFLVSFVLQFFALITPLFFQVVMDKVLVHRGFTTLDVIAVGLIVVILFYVSLQSLRSYIFSHTTSRIDVELGARLFRHLLHLPISYFQARRVGDSVARVRELENIRSFLTGNAITLILDLLFSVVFIGVMTLYSGKLTIIVVMSLPCYIILSVLFTPALRARLQEKFNRGAENQAFLVETISGIDTLKSMAVEPHWMRTWDNQLAAYVSSSFRTTLLGTLANNGVTLISKLVTVATMYLGALLVIENQLTVGQLIAFNMLAGQVAQPVMRLAQLWTDFQQTGISVQRLGDILNTRTEVAGNKGALPPLEGRITLENVVFRYRADGPEALKGVSLEIAPGEVVGLVGRSGSGKSTLTRLIQRLYVPERGRVLLDGMDLSLADTTSLRRQIGVVLQENVLFNRSIRDNISLTEPGAPLESVIQAARLAGAHEFIVELPEGYDTMVGEHGSTLSGGQRQRIAIARALMTRPRILIFDEATSALDYESERIIRNNMKAICRGRTVIIIAHRLSAVRDADRIVVLDRGEIAEHGNHSELMQREAGHYARLHMLQQG; via the coding sequence ATGTCCGGCGAAGCGGAACAAAAGGCAGGTTCGACTCCCCCGCAGGAATCAGTGGAATCCCGGATCGATTCGGGGTTGGCCTGTCTGGTGATGTTGGCGCGGTTTCATGGTGTGGCAGCCGATGCCGAGCAGTTGGCCCATCACTTGGCGATGAAAGGTAGGTTTTTTGCCACTCCCGATATCCTGTTGGCAGCAAAACATATAGGTTTGAAGGCCAAGGCGGTGAAAGTGGCTGTTGAACGGCTGGGCCGGACTCCTCTGCCTGCCGTGGCGGTGTCCAGTTCTTCCGTCGAGGGTTCCGGTTATTTCATCCTGGCCAAGGTTGAAGGGGAACGGGTTCTGATCCATTCCCCCCTCATCGGACGGGTGGAATCCCTGTCTCTCGCGGAATTCCAGTCCCGGTGGGCGGGGGAGCTGATTCTGTTCACCTCCCGAGCCTCCATGGCGGGTGAGTTGGCCAAATTTGACTTTACCTGGTTCATTCCCGCCATTGTGAAATATCGCAGATTGCTGGCAGAGGTGTTTCTGGTCAGTTTTGTATTGCAGTTTTTTGCGCTGATTACCCCTTTGTTTTTCCAGGTCGTCATGGATAAGGTCCTGGTCCATCGCGGATTCACCACATTGGATGTGATCGCCGTCGGGTTGATTGTGGTCATTCTCTTTTACGTATCCCTTCAGTCGCTACGCAGTTATATATTCTCCCACACCACCAGTCGCATCGATGTGGAACTTGGCGCCCGACTCTTCCGCCACTTGCTCCACCTCCCCATCTCCTATTTCCAGGCCCGCCGCGTGGGTGATTCGGTCGCCAGGGTGCGTGAGTTGGAAAATATTCGCTCCTTTCTGACCGGAAACGCCATTACCTTGATTCTTGATTTATTATTTTCGGTCGTGTTTATCGGAGTCATGACACTTTACAGCGGAAAATTAACTATTATAGTTGTTATGTCCTTGCCCTGTTATATCATCTTGTCCGTTCTCTTTACACCCGCCTTGCGAGCCCGTCTCCAGGAAAAGTTCAATCGTGGCGCCGAAAATCAGGCCTTCCTGGTAGAAACCATCAGCGGTATCGATACCCTCAAGTCCATGGCTGTGGAACCACACTGGATGCGTACCTGGGACAACCAGTTGGCCGCTTACGTTTCGTCGAGTTTTCGCACCACCCTGCTGGGAACCTTGGCCAATAACGGCGTGACGCTGATTTCCAAGCTGGTGACCGTGGCCACCATGTATCTGGGGGCTCTCCTGGTTATCGAAAACCAGTTGACCGTCGGACAGTTGATCGCCTTCAACATGTTGGCTGGACAGGTGGCCCAACCCGTCATGCGACTGGCGCAGCTCTGGACCGACTTCCAGCAAACGGGGATTTCGGTGCAGCGGTTGGGCGATATTCTCAACACCCGGACCGAAGTTGCCGGCAACAAGGGAGCCTTGCCCCCTCTGGAAGGCCGGATCACTCTGGAAAACGTGGTTTTCCGCTATCGAGCCGATGGGCCGGAAGCCCTCAAGGGGGTTTCTCTGGAGATCGCTCCGGGGGAGGTCGTCGGTCTTGTCGGTCGTTCCGGATCGGGAAAAAGCACCCTGACCCGACTGATTCAACGACTCTATGTTCCCGAACGCGGTCGCGTTCTGCTGGATGGCATGGATCTGTCCTTGGCGGATACCACGTCGTTGCGTCGTCAAATCGGGGTGGTTTTGCAGGAAAATGTCCTGTTCAATCGGAGTATTCGGGACAACATCTCCCTGACGGAACCGGGGGCGCCGTTGGAGAGCGTGATTCAAGCCGCCCGGCTGGCAGGAGCCCATGAATTCATTGTGGAGTTGCCGGAAGGTTATGACACCATGGTGGGCGAACACGGTTCGACATTATCCGGTGGGCAGCGGCAACGCATTGCCATTGCCCGAGCCCTGATGACCCGACCTCGAATCCTCATTTTCGACGAAGCCACCAGTGCCTTGGACTACGAGAGCGAACGAATCATCCGGAACAACATGAAAGCCATCTGCCGGGGACGCACCGTGATCATCATCGCACATCGCCTCTCCGCAGTGCGGGATGCGGATCGCATCGTGGTGCTGGATCGGGGAGAGATAGCGGAACATGGCAACCACTCCGAGTTGATGCAACGCGAAGCCGGCCATTATGCGCGTCTCCACATGTTGCAACAGGGTTGA
- a CDS encoding HlyD family type I secretion periplasmic adaptor subunit produces the protein MILRLQAFGELFSRYAMAFRHAWQHRAAMEPAPRLPHEAQFLPAALSLQETPVSPVPRLSMWMLIAFASLAFLWSMIGQVDVVATAQGKVVPNGRTKTIQPFETSSVKAIHVADGQEVKAGQVLIDLDATTAQADKERLSNELMGVRLQVARSQALLAALEKSQPAVLLRPEGVEEPQFQEAQRVLAGQMGEYTAKQNRIGAEIAKREAERRSVQEQVGKLERTLPIARQRAEDFKKLLDQDVVSKHAYLEREQVHIEQEAELSSQRSRIREIEAALREARGQREEILAETRRIHLENVMEGQQKRISLEKELLKAAQRDRLMQLTAPVEGTVQQLAVHTVGGIVTPAQPVMVIVPRSDAVEVEAFIENKDIGFIQVGQEAEVKIETFQYTKYGTIHALVDSVSHDAINDEKRGLIYSSRIKLSRTNLEVNGRLVDLTPGMAVSVEVRINKRRVIDYFLSPLIQYAKESLREP, from the coding sequence ATGATATTGCGCTTGCAAGCCTTCGGAGAGCTCTTCTCCCGGTATGCCATGGCTTTTCGGCATGCTTGGCAGCATCGGGCGGCGATGGAACCTGCCCCACGCCTGCCCCACGAAGCCCAGTTTCTGCCTGCAGCTCTCTCTTTGCAGGAAACCCCCGTATCTCCCGTACCCAGATTGTCCATGTGGATGCTGATCGCCTTTGCGAGCCTGGCATTCCTGTGGTCGATGATCGGACAAGTCGACGTGGTGGCCACCGCTCAGGGCAAGGTGGTGCCGAACGGGCGAACCAAGACCATCCAGCCCTTTGAAACCTCTTCCGTCAAGGCGATACATGTGGCGGACGGCCAAGAGGTGAAAGCGGGGCAGGTACTGATCGACCTCGATGCCACTACGGCGCAAGCGGACAAGGAACGCTTGAGCAACGAGTTGATGGGAGTGCGTCTGCAGGTGGCCCGCAGTCAGGCTCTTCTGGCGGCGTTGGAGAAGTCTCAACCCGCCGTTTTGTTACGTCCGGAGGGTGTGGAGGAGCCCCAATTCCAGGAGGCCCAACGGGTGTTGGCCGGGCAGATGGGCGAATATACCGCCAAACAAAACCGTATCGGAGCGGAAATTGCCAAAAGGGAGGCCGAACGTCGTTCCGTCCAGGAACAGGTGGGCAAGCTGGAGCGAACCCTGCCCATAGCTCGTCAGCGGGCGGAGGACTTCAAGAAGCTGCTCGACCAGGATGTGGTGTCCAAACATGCCTACCTGGAACGGGAGCAGGTGCATATCGAGCAGGAAGCGGAACTCTCCAGCCAACGCAGTCGGATCAGGGAGATCGAAGCCGCCTTGCGTGAGGCGCGGGGGCAGCGGGAGGAGATTCTGGCGGAAACCCGCCGTATCCATTTGGAAAACGTTATGGAAGGGCAGCAAAAGAGGATTTCCTTGGAGAAGGAACTGCTCAAGGCCGCTCAAAGGGACAGATTGATGCAACTGACGGCGCCCGTCGAGGGGACGGTGCAGCAATTGGCGGTGCATACCGTCGGCGGTATCGTAACCCCGGCCCAACCGGTGATGGTGATCGTTCCTCGCAGCGACGCGGTGGAAGTCGAAGCCTTCATCGAGAACAAGGACATCGGTTTCATCCAGGTCGGACAGGAGGCCGAGGTAAAGATCGAAACCTTTCAATACACCAAATACGGTACGATCCACGCTCTGGTCGACTCGGTATCCCATGATGCCATCAATGATGAAAAACGCGGGCTGATCTACTCTTCCCGAATCAAACTGAGCAGAACCAACCTTGAGGTGAACGGCAGATTGGTCGACCTGACTCCCGGCATGGCGGTATCTGTCGAAGTTCGAATCAACAAACGGCGGGTAATCGACTATTTTCTCTCTCCGCTGATTCAGTACGCCAAAGAGAGTTTGAGAGAGCCTTAA
- the cysC gene encoding adenylyl-sulfate kinase: MTTSRSSNTVWHPELVSREDRERLNGHRGLLVWYTGLSGSGKSTMAHGTARLLHQQGVRTFVLDGDNVRHGLCADLGFSNADRQENIRRIAEVARLLVEAGQIVLAAFISPFRADRQRARNLIPPGDFIEVYCHCSLEVCEERDVKGLYRKAREGIIRDFTGISSPYEAPEQAELVLRTDREEIPTCLETCVELILERTRLNHSSS, from the coding sequence ATGACCACATCTCGCAGCAGCAACACCGTCTGGCATCCCGAGCTGGTTTCACGGGAAGACCGGGAGAGACTCAACGGGCATCGGGGATTGCTGGTGTGGTACACCGGCCTTTCCGGTTCGGGCAAATCGACCATGGCCCACGGCACGGCGCGGCTGCTACACCAACAGGGGGTGCGCACCTTCGTGCTGGACGGCGATAATGTGCGTCACGGATTGTGCGCCGATCTGGGCTTTTCCAACGCCGACCGGCAGGAGAATATCCGCCGCATCGCCGAAGTGGCGCGTCTGCTGGTGGAGGCGGGTCAGATTGTTCTGGCGGCGTTCATTTCCCCCTTCCGCGCCGACCGGCAACGGGCCCGCAACCTGATTCCGCCGGGGGATTTCATCGAGGTCTACTGCCACTGTTCCCTGGAGGTCTGCGAGGAACGGGACGTGAAAGGCCTCTACCGCAAGGCCCGCGAAGGCATCATCCGCGACTTCACCGGCATCTCCTCCCCTTACGAAGCCCCGGAACAGGCCGAGCTGGTGCTGCGCACCGACCGCGAGGAGATCCCGACCTGTCTGGAGACCTGCGTCGAACTGATTCTGGAACGGACGCGGTTGAATCACTCGTCTTCTTAA
- a CDS encoding YdcH family protein, producing MFEDQLAAVQELLDTNAHFRDLHERHAALKDKVAELNESPAATYDTNLERMKKEKLVLKDQMAAILANYTRR from the coding sequence ATGTTCGAAGATCAACTGGCTGCCGTGCAGGAACTGCTTGACACCAACGCCCATTTTCGGGATCTGCACGAAAGACACGCCGCGCTCAAGGACAAGGTTGCCGAACTCAACGAGAGCCCCGCAGCCACCTACGATACCAATCTGGAGCGCATGAAGAAGGAAAAGCTGGTTCTGAAAGATCAGATGGCCGCCATTCTGGCCAACTACACACGGCGTTAA
- the rnhA gene encoding ribonuclease HI gives MDPVPAPVQIFTDGACSGNPGPGGWGALIEHPSSPPRSLSGFSPQTTNNRMELLAAIRALEATSREREVSLITDSSYVKNGITQWIHSWKVRGWRKSDGGAVLNSDLWQALDALCRGRRLNWQWVRGHNGHPGNEAADTLAREAIRLGLAGHIPPDQLGMAASPAPKPNPFQPSVST, from the coding sequence CTGGATCCGGTTCCGGCCCCCGTGCAGATTTTCACCGACGGTGCCTGCAGCGGCAATCCCGGTCCGGGTGGCTGGGGTGCCCTCATCGAACACCCCTCGTCGCCACCTCGTTCCCTCAGCGGTTTTTCACCCCAAACCACCAACAACCGCATGGAATTACTGGCCGCCATACGCGCCCTGGAGGCGACATCACGGGAGCGTGAGGTCAGTCTGATTACCGATTCCTCTTACGTCAAAAACGGCATCACCCAATGGATTCACTCCTGGAAGGTGCGCGGCTGGCGCAAAAGCGACGGAGGGGCCGTACTCAACAGCGATTTGTGGCAAGCCTTGGACGCCCTGTGCCGGGGTCGCCGCCTGAACTGGCAATGGGTTCGCGGACATAACGGGCATCCGGGCAACGAAGCTGCGGACACGCTGGCCAGGGAGGCCATTCGCCTGGGACTGGCGGGTCACATTCCACCTGATCAACTCGGTATGGCCGCATCGCCTGCGCCAAAGCCGAATCCGTTTCAACCATCCGTTTCGACCTGA
- a CDS encoding ABC transporter ATP-binding protein encodes MSNTPLLQVDHLSVTFQTAHQSVTAVSDISFSVAPGETLALVGESGSGKSVSALALLRLLPASAHIRASSLSWKGNSLLDQPESVMRQWRGNEIGMIFQEPMTALNPLQTVATQLSESLIIHGGGSPAQIVSRSLELLEQCGLTEPQRCLASYPHQLSGGQRQRVMIAMALACKPAMLIADEPTTALDVTIQAQILTLLKALQTQFGMALLLISHDLPMVHRMADRVAVMRTGRIVETADVKSLFSRPQHPYTIELLGSLPSTRAPSCPETATPIYEARGVTCHFPIRKGFLRRISGYVKAVDGIDLTLKRGCTLGIVGESGSGKSTLGEVLLRLNIGGGSLRFDGQSLEKMGRQELRVLRRRLQVVFQDPFSSLSPRMSVREILEEGLLIHQLEPTAEGRLQRIRTILGEVGLGEESLERFPHQFSGGQRQRIAIARAMILAPDVLILDEPTSALDLSVQAQILTLLRRLQEKHGLAYLFISHDLRVVRSLAHEVLVMRHGRIVEQGPTENLFDRPQHPYTRELLQAALQMM; translated from the coding sequence ATGAGCAACACTCCGCTGTTGCAGGTTGACCATCTCAGCGTCACCTTTCAGACGGCCCACCAATCGGTGACGGCGGTTTCGGACATCTCCTTCAGCGTGGCCCCCGGAGAGACCCTGGCGCTGGTCGGCGAGTCGGGCAGCGGCAAGAGCGTATCGGCCCTGGCCCTGTTGCGTCTTTTGCCCGCCTCGGCCCATATCCGGGCCTCCAGCCTCTCCTGGAAAGGCAACTCCCTGCTGGACCAGCCCGAATCGGTGATGCGCCAATGGCGCGGCAACGAAATCGGCATGATCTTCCAGGAGCCGATGACCGCCCTGAACCCTCTGCAGACCGTGGCCACCCAGCTTTCCGAAAGTCTGATCATCCATGGCGGCGGCAGCCCGGCCCAAATCGTCTCGCGTTCCCTGGAGCTTCTGGAACAGTGCGGTCTCACCGAGCCGCAACGCTGTCTGGCCAGTTATCCCCATCAGCTTTCCGGCGGGCAGCGCCAGCGGGTGATGATCGCCATGGCCCTGGCTTGCAAACCGGCCATGCTCATCGCCGACGAACCCACCACCGCCCTCGATGTCACCATCCAGGCCCAGATTCTGACCCTGCTCAAGGCGCTGCAGACCCAGTTCGGCATGGCCCTGCTGCTCATCAGCCACGATCTGCCCATGGTGCATCGCATGGCGGATCGGGTCGCGGTGATGCGAACCGGGCGCATCGTGGAGACCGCCGATGTGAAGAGCCTGTTCAGCCGGCCCCAACACCCCTACACCATCGAACTTCTGGGCAGTCTGCCCTCGACACGCGCCCCCTCCTGTCCCGAAACCGCCACCCCCATCTACGAAGCCCGGGGCGTCACCTGCCATTTCCCGATACGAAAAGGGTTTCTGCGTCGCATTTCCGGGTATGTCAAAGCGGTGGACGGCATCGATCTGACCTTGAAGCGGGGCTGCACCCTGGGCATCGTGGGCGAATCGGGCAGCGGCAAGAGCACCCTCGGAGAAGTTCTGCTGCGCCTCAATATCGGCGGCGGATCCCTGCGTTTCGACGGACAATCCCTTGAGAAGATGGGCCGCCAGGAGCTTCGTGTCCTGCGACGCCGTCTGCAGGTGGTCTTCCAGGATCCCTTCTCCTCCCTCTCCCCGCGCATGAGCGTGCGGGAGATCCTGGAAGAGGGACTGCTCATCCATCAGCTTGAACCCACCGCAGAGGGTCGTCTGCAGCGTATCCGCACCATCCTCGGCGAGGTCGGACTCGGCGAGGAGTCGCTGGAACGCTTCCCCCATCAATTTTCCGGCGGGCAGCGGCAACGCATCGCCATCGCCCGGGCCATGATCCTGGCCCCGGATGTCCTGATTCTGGACGAACCCACCAGCGCCCTCGATCTCTCGGTTCAGGCGCAGATTCTCACCCTGCTGCGTCGTTTGCAGGAGAAACACGGCCTGGCCTACCTGTTCATCTCCCACGATTTGCGGGTGGTGCGCTCCCTGGCCCACGAAGTGCTTGTCATGCGTCACGGCAGGATTGTCGAGCAGGGGCCGACGGAAAATCTCTTCGACCGTCCGCAACACCCCTACACCCGCGAATTATTGCAGGCCGCGCTGCAAATGATGTAG